In the genome of Luteitalea pratensis, the window CCATCCAGACCGCGCTCGACTACGCGCACTACCGCGACCGTTACGACTACCGCCGCGCCTTGCTCGCGTTTGCGCGCGAACTGAACGCCGATCTCGACCTGGACCGGCTCACGGAGCGGCTCGTGCAGCGCCTGGCCGACACGTTCGGCGTCGACCGCATCACGCTCTTTGTCGCCTCGGCGCCGGGCGCGGCCGACGGATTTGCCGCGCATCGCGCCGTCGGCGCGGCGCTTGCGACGGTCCCGCCCCTGAAGCGGTTCTCCGGCATCGGCACCCGCCTCGAGAGCGGCCAGGTGGTGAGCCTCGACGATCCGTTCACCGTCCGGCGGTTCTCGGCCGAGGAAGTCCGGTTCTGGCGGGATCATGGCCTCCACTACTTCGTGCCCTGCCTCGCCAAGGACGGCCCGATCGCAGTGATCGGGCTCGGGTCGCGGCCGAGCGGCGAGCCGCTCAGCACCGAGGACCTCACCCTGCTCAACGCCGTCGCCGCGCAGGTCGCCACGGCGATCGAGAACGGCAGGCTGTACCAGGCGCTCCGCGAGAAGGCCGACGAGCTGAATCGCATGCGCGAGTTCAGCGAGAACGTCGTCGAGTCCCTGCAGGACGGGTTGCTCGTGGCCGACCTCGATGGCGTCGTGCTGCACTGGAACCCGGCGATGGAGCAGATCGCCGGCGTCGCCCCGGCCCAGGCTGTCGGGCGTCGCCTCGACGAGCTGTTCGACCCCGAGTTCCTCGCCGCCATCCGCATGGCCGAGCGCGGCGGCACCGAGACCGCGACCATCTACCGGACGCCGCTCGTCTCGCGGCATCCCGATGGGGCGCACAAGCGGCTCGTGAACGCGGCGATGCATCCGCTGCGGACGTCGAGTTCGGCGCAGGCCGGATCGGTGCTGATGATCGAGGACATCACCTCGCGCGTGCAGCTCGAGGAGCAGTTGCAGATCTCCGAAAAGATGGCGTCCATCGGCCTGCTCGCGGCCGGTGTCGCGCACGAGGTCAACACGCCGCTGACGGGCATCTCCAGCTTCACGCAGATGCTGCTCGAGCAGGCCGACCCGGAGGATCCGCGGACGCGGCTGCTGGAGAAGATCGAGCGGCAGACCTTCCGCGCCGCCAAGATCGTCAACAGCCTGCTCCACCTGTCGCGTCCCGTGCAGAGCGAGACCGGTCCGGTCGACCTGCACGTCGTCATCAACGACGTGCTCTCGCTGCTCGAGCACCAGTTCCGTTCCGCGAGCGTGCAGGTGCGCAAGGACCTGCAGGCCGAGGGACCGATGGTCCGTGCCGTCGAGCACAAGCTGCAGCAGGTGTTCCTGAACCTGTTCCTCAACGCCCGCGATGCGATGCCGAAGGGGGGCTGGGTGACGGTGGCCTCCCGTCGCGAGGGCGACCACTTTGTCGTGCTGGTGAGCGACACCGGCGCGGGGATCCCGAGCGAGCATCTCGCCCGCATCTACGACCCGTTTTTCTCGACCAAGCCCATCGGACAGGGCACCGGCCTCGGCTTGTCGATCACGTATGGCATCGTGCAGGAGCACGACGGCACCATCGTCTGCGACAGCCAGGTGGGCCAGGGGACGCAATTCACGGTGTCCTTCCCGGCGCTCGCGCCGTCGCGGACCGAGTCCGCGGGATCCAGCGCGGGCTGACCCGCCAGAAAGTCTGCAATGGCCACTGCCAGGGGAACGATTCTCGTCATCGACGACGAAGAGGTGATGCGCGAGGTGCTCGAAGCCCTGCTCGCGCGCGAAGGTTACGACGTGCGCCTTGCCGTGAACGGCCTGGAAGGACTCGAGCTGGCCCGGGCCCACTCCTTCGACGCCGCCATCGTCGACGTGATGATGCCGGGCATGGACGGCCTGACGGTCCTCAACGAGCTGAAGGCGATGGACGAGGATCTCCCCGTCGTCATGGTGACCGCGTACCAGTCGGTGGAAACGGCACTCACGGCGATGAAGCGGGGCGCCTTCGACTACATCGCCAAGCCGTTCAAGAACGATGAAGTCGCGGCCGTCCTGCGCAATGCCGTCGAGCGGACGCGGCTGTCGCGCGAGAACCGCATCCTCAAGCAGAACCTCCAGACGCACGGCAGCAAGTTTGCCAACATCATCGGCCGCAGCAGCAAGATGCGGCAGGTGTTCGACCTCGTGATCCAGGCGGCGCCGAGCCGATCCACCGTGCTCGTCAACGGCGAAAGCGGCACCGGCAAGGAACTGGTGGCGCGCGCGCTGCACAACAACTCGCTGCGCGCGGAGAAGGCCTTCGTCACCGTCAACTCCGGGAACCTGCCACCGGATCTGCTCGAGAGCAACCTGTTCGGGCACGTGAAGGGCGCCTTCACGGGAGCCGTCGCGCCGAAGAAGGGCCTGTTCGAGGTCGCCGACAAGGGCAGCATCTTCTTCGACGAGATCGGCAACGTCCCACTCGAGACGCAGGCCAAGCTGCTGCGCGTGATCCAGGAGCGCGAGTTCATGCGCCTCGGCGGCGTGGACACGATCAAGGTGGACGTGCGCATCATCGCGGCGACCAACGTCGACCTGCGCACGATGGTGGACGATGGACGGTTCCGCGAGGATCTGTACTACCGCCTGCACGTGATCACGGTGAACCTGCCGCCCTTGCGGGCGCGCAAGGAAGACATCCCGCTGCTGGTCCAGCATTTCCTCGAGAAGTACGGCGAGGAGAACAACCGTCGTGAGCTCGAGTTGGCTCCCGAGGCGCTCGACCTGATGCTCGACTACGACTGGCCCGGCAACGTCCGTGAACTCGAGAACGTGATCGAGCGGGCTGTGGTGCTGTGCCCCGGATCCCGGATCGGGCCGGACCTGATTCCTGACACCGTCCGCATCACGCGCCGCTTCCAGATCCCCAACTTCGTGCTGCCGCCGGAGGGCATCTCCTTCAAGGAGGTCACGGGTGATTTCGAGCGCCGACTGATCGAGACGACGCTCGAAGCTGCCGGCGGCGTCCAGAAGCGGGCCGCCGAACTGCTCCACATCAAGCCCACCACGCTGAACGAGATGATCAAGCGCTACGACATCCGTCCCCGGCGCAAGAAGGGCCAGGCCGACGAGCCGGAACCGGTACGGTAGTCATTGGTCATTGGTCATGGGTCATGGGTCATGGGTCATGGGTCATTGGTCATTGGTCATAATTGGTCATTAATCATTGGTGTTCGTCATTAGTGATGGGTCATCGGTCACGGGTCATTGGGCATTCATCATGGTCATGACGCATGACGCATGACCAATGAGAAGTGACGGAGCTTGCGTTGCTATTCCGCCAGATCACCGACCCCGGGCTTTCGCAATACACCTATCTCGTCGGCTGCGAGCGCACGGGTGAGGCGCTGCTGATCGATCCGGAACGCGACATCGACCGTTACGACCGCATCGCGGCCGAGGAGGGCATGCGCATCGCGGTGGTCGCCGAGACCCACATCCACGCCGACTTCCTCACTGGCGTGCGCGAGTACGCCGAACGTCCCGACGTGCGGGTCGTGCTCTCGAAGGCCGGGCCCCCGGACTGGCAGTACGCGTGGATCGGCGCCGGCCACGCGGCCTACACGCTGGTCGGCGACGGCGATCACTTCACCGTCGGCTCGATCGACGTGGAAGTGCGGCACACACCAGGCCACACGCCCGAGCACATCGTGTTCGTCGTGACCGATCGCGGGAGCGGGGCCGACATCCCGATGGGCGTCGCCAGCGGCGACTTCCTCTTCGTGGGAGACGTGGGCCGACCCGATCTGCTCGAGTCGGCCGCGGGTGCTGTCGGCTCGATGCGTCCAGCGGCCGAGCAACTGCAGGTCTCGCTGGGGGTGGTATCGACCTGGCCGGACTTCATGCAGGTCTGGCCCGGGCACGGGGCAGGCAGCGCATGCGGCAAGGCCCTGGGCGCGGTGCCGTGGTCCACCATCGGCTACGAGCGCCGCTTCAACGGCGCGCTGACGCTTGCCGCCGAGTCCAGGACCGGCTTCGTCGAGGCGATCCTGTCGGGCCAGCCGGAACCCCCACCCTACTTCGCGCGGATGAAACAGCTCAATCGTGACGGCGTGCCGCTGCTCGGCACGCTGCCGAGGCCGCGCGAGCTGAGCGTCGCCGAGACTGTCGCGGACCCGTCCCTGCTGGTACTCGACACCCGCGCCGACCGTGTCGCGTTCATGGACGCACACCTGCCCGGCAGCCTGCATGCACCCGCGACCAGGCAGTTCACGACCGCAACCGGCGCCTTCGTCGAACCGTCGGCGTCCATCGTGTTGGTGGCCCTCGAGGACCAGCTCGATGACCTCGCGCGGCAACTCGTGCGGATCGGCCTGGACCGCATAGAAGGCTGGATCCCCGTGGACGCATTCGACGCGTGGCACGCGCATGGCGGGGCCACGTCGTCAATCGTAAGGATAGGCTTCCCGGAAGCCGTGCCTCCCGGGACGGACAGCGTCTGGGTGGACGTGCGCGGGGCCGAGGAGTTCGCGGCCGATCACGTCCCCGGCGCGATCCAGATCGCCCAGAGTCGGCTGGCGGTGGAATACGGTCGCATCCCGCGCACACATCCCGTCACGGTGCACTGCGCGACGGGTGGTCGCGCCGCACTGGCGAGCGCCTACCTGCAGCGGCTCGGCTTCGACGTGCGCTACGTGGACGACGACTTCAGTCGATGGCGCACGTCAAACTAGAAAGGGCAAAACAACTTTTCGCCCTTTTTACCTTGCTGGCGCCGGTACGCGAGCGGCCGGCGCTCCGCTCCCCGTGAGGCCGCCAACCAGGCGATCGTACTTGCCGAGAATCACGTCCCAGCGGTAGTTCGCCTGCACGTAGTCGCGGCCGTTGCGCCCCATGGCGCCGCGCAGGCCGTCGTCGGCCA includes:
- a CDS encoding ATP-binding protein, translated to MTEGFWAASADGPRRVQWGRAALAVTVTALLLTLVVANIAVRFSWVEVEDGILWEARAEGVVAARVGPEASGARAGIRAGDVLVAVNGRGIDRVEQVLDAQHGTQRGRPLSYVVSRSGYERPLRLELEPVPEGARLLYYALAAVAIFALLVGCSVRVQRPRDVATLHFFWLTVAFFGVCGFSYSGRLDRLDWTFYWGDVVAMLALPPLFVHFALVFPERQDAWAKTPRARVLLPLLYLPALVLGLTRISVLSAGAMPGDTLENWVVALDRAEMLQLVAALVFGQAIMTRTLGRLRSVTARRQLRWIVWGTLAGALPFALLYGLPYALGYQPWEVLGVLVVLLALVPLAFASAVVRYRLMDVEVIIKRTVVYATVLAAIATIYTITLRFASEMFLGGSEQHNSVIAILATLLVVLLAPMVKSAIQTALDYAHYRDRYDYRRALLAFARELNADLDLDRLTERLVQRLADTFGVDRITLFVASAPGAADGFAAHRAVGAALATVPPLKRFSGIGTRLESGQVVSLDDPFTVRRFSAEEVRFWRDHGLHYFVPCLAKDGPIAVIGLGSRPSGEPLSTEDLTLLNAVAAQVATAIENGRLYQALREKADELNRMREFSENVVESLQDGLLVADLDGVVLHWNPAMEQIAGVAPAQAVGRRLDELFDPEFLAAIRMAERGGTETATIYRTPLVSRHPDGAHKRLVNAAMHPLRTSSSAQAGSVLMIEDITSRVQLEEQLQISEKMASIGLLAAGVAHEVNTPLTGISSFTQMLLEQADPEDPRTRLLEKIERQTFRAAKIVNSLLHLSRPVQSETGPVDLHVVINDVLSLLEHQFRSASVQVRKDLQAEGPMVRAVEHKLQQVFLNLFLNARDAMPKGGWVTVASRREGDHFVVLVSDTGAGIPSEHLARIYDPFFSTKPIGQGTGLGLSITYGIVQEHDGTIVCDSQVGQGTQFTVSFPALAPSRTESAGSSAG
- a CDS encoding sigma-54-dependent transcriptional regulator produces the protein MATARGTILVIDDEEVMREVLEALLAREGYDVRLAVNGLEGLELARAHSFDAAIVDVMMPGMDGLTVLNELKAMDEDLPVVMVTAYQSVETALTAMKRGAFDYIAKPFKNDEVAAVLRNAVERTRLSRENRILKQNLQTHGSKFANIIGRSSKMRQVFDLVIQAAPSRSTVLVNGESGTGKELVARALHNNSLRAEKAFVTVNSGNLPPDLLESNLFGHVKGAFTGAVAPKKGLFEVADKGSIFFDEIGNVPLETQAKLLRVIQEREFMRLGGVDTIKVDVRIIAATNVDLRTMVDDGRFREDLYYRLHVITVNLPPLRARKEDIPLLVQHFLEKYGEENNRRELELAPEALDLMLDYDWPGNVRELENVIERAVVLCPGSRIGPDLIPDTVRITRRFQIPNFVLPPEGISFKEVTGDFERRLIETTLEAAGGVQKRAAELLHIKPTTLNEMIKRYDIRPRRKKGQADEPEPVR
- a CDS encoding MBL fold metallo-hydrolase is translated as MTELALLFRQITDPGLSQYTYLVGCERTGEALLIDPERDIDRYDRIAAEEGMRIAVVAETHIHADFLTGVREYAERPDVRVVLSKAGPPDWQYAWIGAGHAAYTLVGDGDHFTVGSIDVEVRHTPGHTPEHIVFVVTDRGSGADIPMGVASGDFLFVGDVGRPDLLESAAGAVGSMRPAAEQLQVSLGVVSTWPDFMQVWPGHGAGSACGKALGAVPWSTIGYERRFNGALTLAAESRTGFVEAILSGQPEPPPYFARMKQLNRDGVPLLGTLPRPRELSVAETVADPSLLVLDTRADRVAFMDAHLPGSLHAPATRQFTTATGAFVEPSASIVLVALEDQLDDLARQLVRIGLDRIEGWIPVDAFDAWHAHGGATSSIVRIGFPEAVPPGTDSVWVDVRGAEEFAADHVPGAIQIAQSRLAVEYGRIPRTHPVTVHCATGGRAALASAYLQRLGFDVRYVDDDFSRWRTSN